A stretch of DNA from Lepeophtheirus salmonis unplaced genomic scaffold, UVic_Lsal_1.4 unplaced_contig_282_pilon, whole genome shotgun sequence:
AGATCGGTGTTCATCAAGGACAGTACGTGTCTGCAACGAGTCATCTTGTGTTTATGGAACTccaaatattatgaattttttttattaaaatatatttgaatattgttcATATTgtataaagttatcaaaattagATGATTTTGTATACAGCTAAATATACAATAAGTGAAAGGTATTGAGGGTCGTatatagggataaattatgttgagcataatattatttttggatatagcAGTTCTGAAGAGAattgtagtttatttttattacaatcttTAGTATGAGCGTAATTTATAAAGCGAAACATTTAAAGAATACATCAGTCATACCCAGTTTGAACAGGACATTATTTACATCAGTTAGATGATATATAATAGATATAACTGATATGTAATTCTAACCCTTTGTAAATaaccaataattataatttcccaAAAAGGTGCAACAGTCTAGATTTAGGAAGCCTTCtctaaatcttttgaaattgctataatttaaagttaattattattcaaattatgaatttttaaaaaaaagatatttaattcttctttatattttatataattatcaaagttaaataatttttgaattaccatttcatttgttttgttaGTCTATGAATAGATATCAACAGCTTGCCCGATCATCCCATAAAAAAGTTTCCGGACACTGTGGACAAGATATAGAAAAGTATATCCTCTGAAAAGTTGATGAtcctataaatgaatatatcatATCCATGTCCACGAGTCCATTGTAACATATCTTATTAACTTAATAAGCCTTTATACCTATTATCGATCCATacaatacctttaaaaatattttatgtacatcataattcttaattttactCTCCATATTAGCTACTCCACAAATTTACATCGATGTCTTCAATCCCTTTAACCCTAATGATCTGACAAATCGAGTAGTTATCAAGCTATTTGAGACCCAGTATCCAACAAAACACGGACAGtgcattctttttatttaagaatgacccttcacaaatttatcattGTTCCATATTCCTTTCGGACCCATATTTTCTTGCAGAATTCCCATGACTTTCTTAATTACCACCTCTATTCTTCCATTAGACAGCAGAAAATACGCAGAGGACTAAGACTGAAAATGGAAAagctgtaataaataataagtttatatttatctgtaaaaaaaaaaaaagaagaagattaaaaTGTTTAGATGAAATGAATTGTATATTctcagataaaaaataatatattgatttggCTCTCTATAAATTTTGGTAGGACTGTAGCATGCGCTGAGCACGTCTCATCTCGttatacttccttttttttcatattagggATTAAGTCACGTCACGAGTTTTTGATTGTGAGTCTTAGCTTTGGAGTCTAAGTCCAATCATGAGTATTAGCTTTTGGGTACAAGTCAAGTCTCAAATCATTTATTGTGAGATCGAATCTTGAGCTCAAGTTGACAAGTCCATCGTTCTCTCCCATGGACTATACACaaggaaaaagtttaaatattttagaagtatGAGCAGAAATATAGGATGACTCTCGCATAGTAACAAATGTTAGAACACTTGAGACTTAAAATGAAACACTTGTAAGCATGTATATTGTAAAGTAGTTACTTGTATGATTCATATTACACGTCAGCCTTAATACTAATATGTTTTTAGAATATCtctgtttctaaaatattgatGGAATGATTTGTTGACATAAGCATATTTTTCACTATTAatcaactaaatatttttttccattaaaatataagaaattggtGATAAATGTTTGTCCAAACTTCTGATATGTCattctagtaatttttttagtttttaaccCCATTTGTAGCGGGTGCGAGAGATCTCAAAAAAGCTGGAAAGGCGCCTAAAAACTTCATAACCGCATTTAGGtcttttaaatctttgtatgtCCCCTTTCTTACTTACATCACTAATAccaactcttaaaaaaataattatgagagCTTAGGAAGCTGTTAATTATATCAACTGTCATAAGATTTAGGCTTGATTCACACCCAATACttcctttttgtaaataatataataatggttACACCCACTAATaccaattcttcaaaaaaataattatgagagCTTAGGAAGCTGTTAATTATATCAACCGTCATAAGATTTAGGCTTGATTCACACCCAATACTtcctttttgttaataatataataatggtccactttacaattattttagttaaaGTGATCAGAGTATCAAACACCTTGAGCCAACAGATTTTCCACGCGCttctaaattctttaaaaacatttcaaatctaTAGTAGGCAGAGTCAAGCATTGTATGAGGATGACAACCCTTCTCAAACATTTCTCCTCTCAGTAACAGCTTTAATATGAGAGAATTTAGAAGAAGAAGACCAGAATGAGTCAAGATTAGACGTCATCAGTAGTACTCAAAATATTCTACATGATGGCCTTGGTAACAGAAATTGTAACCTTCTGATGCATTTTAGGGAGGAGGCCGCCAACTGGAGGAACAGTTTGTACTCCAAAgaacatattcaaatatcacataaaatatttttggggtttGCATGTGGACAAAATACAACCCCTATTCTAAATTCAGTGATAAGGTTAATAGCTAAATTTGGTTACAAGGCAGCATTGGTCTCGCAGACTGAAACTCACTGGAGCAACATGAATTACTCAGCTCAAATAATTATTCCGCACAAGGAGCAAAACCAATCTGCTCGGGTCAGCGTATTCTTTGATGTGTCGACCAAGCCATTAGAACCACAGGAGTAGTTGTTCCTTGAATAATGGGTATCTATCTCCAGCCCTCTGGCCCAGGTCTTAGCCATTCTTCAggggaaaaaatccaaatttttcttGGGGCATCTTATTCCTGCTTTAATGTCCCTCCTCTATcacttaataaaagtaattgaacAGCTGACCAAATGCAGGCTTTTAGTTAATGATTGGTCTGACTCAAATTTTGAGTTTAGGGGTATGTCGGTAGTAATAAGGTATATgccagaattataaatattaaaattttaaactctaaTGAGAAAGATCTGTCAAGAGGCACATTTATCGGATGATAACTTGGAGAACTAACACATTCAACCATATGATAACAAGTGAATTATTCTATATTCAATCATATATGGAAGATAAGTCAGACGATGAAGTGACTCAATTTTTGGTAGAAGGGTCAAGGAACTTAGTGGCTATCTTGGCTTACTGCATCATTGGAGGAACGGCTCATCAGTCAAGGAAAATTAATCCTAAGACATAATATTAGGATAAGGATATCTGATCAGCATTTTGAGGAGCAACTCCTAATATGCGTTAAAAAGGTGTTTCAGTAATAATAAGATTAAGTTAAAATAACTTCATCTTAATCTTagtttaatataagtaaattttatgGGATGGAATCTATCAACTATTCActtattcaatacaaaataattacattattccATAAACTGCAAAGGACCAGCTTATATAATAAGTGGGCGGATAAGTTGGGAGCCCATCAAAAAGACATGTAGGGCCGGATGTAGCCCGTGAGTCTTAGTTTGACGACccctctttttaaatatattcgaaatttttaatttactataattgctttctatttttctgaaattggaCAAAACGAAATGAAAAGTTGTTACTAAGTGACGATTAAACAAATGCAATATGAACGATTTAGTgagctaaaaaaattgaaaaagtaaacaataaaagtgaagtaaaaattaaaaatcgttTACAACAACAAGCTTCGATATAACTGAACAATTAATAGCAATTATTTACCTCTTCAAAACGCGTCTTGCTATCGGAGAGTTCCAGTACTTTATACAGTGTTTGTTCCATATCATATCGAAGAATGAagttattcctttaaaaaataaataattatacctctagttaaattattataatgtattaattgaaTAAGGAAAACAAACTATGTTGAAGTCGAAAAATaacctaaaaattataaactttaggGTTACTCCGATTTTCATAAAAAGGGAAAAGGATTTCTTTATAAGTCAAAGTTTTGAATTGTCATTTCAGAAAGGAACagctaaatatatttccttatattttgcgatataaaaaattgttagtaaacattgaaaaactatttttatgtttggttttggtctttttgacaaaatatttttattcttgacaaaatttatttttccaagggtgtttttttttttttgtgtgtttgcaccagaatattattattataaaataaggaatAGGCCCATATACTATTATAGAAAAGTATAACTTATGTTGagtacaattttttgattttcaaaaaagaggTCAGGTGGTTTAGTCTTTAGGGAGAAGggaatcaatattttgaaactaatacaatttaaaaataaaataaatatctaaataaaataatatcaatttatatattttgaatttactctatattttatgaaattattgtcattttatCTGTATTCTGAGTTTATCATCAATTATCCTTCCCAATCAAtttataaacaagttttttggATAGTCTGACCAaggtttaaaaagaaacattttgcaGGGAAAGAGGGCTGTTGGTCAACCTATACATACGTATCTCTGCcacaacttttacaaaaaaacgaaaaattgatcaaaaatcagTTGGGAGTAATTccaaactatataataattatcggTAATAGTCCACAACTTAGCAAaagctaattcaaatttaagCAGTGAACGTTCAGAACGCTGATAAaaggaaacaaaacaaaaaaggtcATAGCTGACATTAACAACACAACCGTAATATATGCATCatctttaaaagaaatgaaaacatTATATCAATCGAAAACCACGTacaatttacttaaaatttgcTCAGTTGTTCAtgttcatttagaaaaaaatcattgaatgacGACCTTCCATTTTGAGTCTCACAAATTTTGTCGAAAACGAAATCTGCTCTGGaattaaatgtttgattttCCCGAGTCATGttcaaatatctaaataaaatgaataaacatttaAGATTCCAAAACATTACtttgacttatttaaaaaaaatacttttctatgATTGTATTATTTGTTGAGCATGCTAAACCCGCTAAAAGTTGATCTGATTTATCGACAGATGAATATTGAGTAGCAACAAAGTCCCAAAGAGATTCATTTCCATTTCGAACTGCTGCACAAATTGAAGCTTCAAAAATGTCTTCActagtaaaaaagaaatgaaggaattaaaatgaattaattatacatttgaaaatacTATACTTCGGAATATGAGTGATATTTTGCATCCAGTTCTCAACTGCCAAAAGGGACCTCTGAATACATTTTGAATTATCAAATTTGCAGGACCATTGGGTTGAAAACTGCCACAACTTTTTATGCAAGAAATCCTTTGATTCTAAATATTCCTCGTGGTATATATCGAACAATTTTTGggttatattcataaaaaaaacctaagaaTTGAAATTATTCAAAGGATAAGTAGGTACATCTTGTTAAGATTTATACTTTTGAACATGATTATACACTAAGTTATAATACAATGATGTAAATGTGCCTCTTAGATTGAAGAGATTGTTCAATCTAAAGTGACAATAAGTGAAAAAGGCGTCATgtttatctatcaaaaatgtgttttcttatttctaattCTGATTCATCTAAAATTACATACATGCGCTTTTTCATCTTTTGCGGAGTTCATAACTATATCCCCTCTTTTGACTGaaattgatcaaatataatTCTATAGAAGTCAACGTTTTTGACAGGATGATGTAtgtttctttagaataaaccaACAACATAGACTATTAATTAAATCCATGGCTCATAGtatatgaatgataattatGCTCTTCAAAggataaaagttatttcaaaacaaaaatacataaccctaatCATATACGAAGGGTATTtcattggatattttttgattgaggtTCCGGGAATcttgaacataattcatatacttagttttttgtttactttttatttcaagcaTCTTGTCTCCTCTTTTCCTTTCAGTCTCTTTAGTTCAATCGTTTGACAAAAAGTCGTTCTCCCTCTTTCCCTCACATGACTTGAGATACTACTTTATCAAtttccttgtaattttttttctccaattgcAGAGTTCCCTTGTTATAAGAGTGGAGGTATTGTggcatatttatacaataataatgattCTCTACTTTTTGTATAGCGTTATCTCCACCTACCTTTAATTTGTCATCATTTTCAATTCGAAATGTTTTTGATGTAATTTCCGACAACTTTTCGAAGAAAGTAATCCATATCAACGGCTGATCTTCATTTGGCAAGTATGTAGTTATGTTAAAGGGGATTACGTAACTAAGTAATCCCCTATTAGccaaataaaatgaatcatCTATCAATTGAGCTctgttatatttgtttattcttgaGTGGTTACGAAGTAGATAATGCGTGATTCGTTTCCAGTTATCGTCATTATAATTAACTCGATAGTATCCTTAAAACAATAGTTACGAGgactaaattgaaaatattgatatatgattaaaatatggTACCTGTTTGGTTGACATTGAAAATGACAGGGTATAAGGAATGAGAGCTTTCCTTTAAGTCCTCATCTTGAAAAGTTTGACTCAAGTTTGAATCCTTCAGCCAAATTAGTTTTTGTATCCCATTTCCGTATTTGTctataatatcatatttcaatggaacCCACCATACATTACCATTTAATTCGttctaaaaaatactaattattcagacgttttgaaatctttttttaaaaagaaatttatcaaaatttcaaacctGATAAATCTGAAGAGAgccattttcataatttggagACACATTTATGACCGAATATCCTTTTTGAGTGAGCCAGGATTCCATCAAATCCTTCCATGTCAAATTTTGtggagtaatattttttttcaaagatacgACCTCATTTATTTCTTCCCAAAACAAATcttcattgatatttttcaaattactggaaaaaattataaatatttgtaaaaatacaaatgttaaattgaaattaaaatacattatcatcctctacaattataattcacatattcaaaaaataattagactTACTTCTTTTgtattagatttttgaaaactttttgaatgtCCTCTTCACCAATAAGATCACTTAACATTCTAATGATTGAAGCACCTTTGGAATAAACTATAGAATGAAACGAAgagaataattctttattattatctatttccGTCTTAATAGGTTGAGAAAATATAGTAGGATCCACTTTCATGGCGTCTTGAAAAacaaagattataaatttatccCATGAGCCctcttctgaaaaaaaaattgatgaagcCAAATAGGATAAATAAGTTGTAATCCCTTTTTGTAGCCACACTTCATTCCACCACGATAAAGTTACAAGATtacctattttaataaaataaataaatacagaatcaacttaatggaaaacaataataaacttcAAAATTCACCCATCCACTGATGTGACAGTTCATGTGCTATGGTGACTATAATGTTCtcctttaaaaacaaagaaCGAACGGAGGACACATTTTCATCAATCAACAAGGTTCTAGGTTTGAAAGTGATAAGACCCCAATTTTCTAGTCCCTCGGTCTCAATTTCAGGGATTGCAAACATATccttaaatcaaaaaagttaattgtttAAATCTGCTCATATCAAAGGTCCTTTTGGGGATTTCCCCCTCTGTCTCCCTCAGAATTTTTAAAACTAGCCCTTTTTATGATTTGTCTGTTGACTTACAAGCTTAGGTATTGGCAATTGAAttccaaaatattcatttaaatattcatgtaaAATTGGAGTGACCCGGCTAGCCAAGTATGTTTTTGACTTGTCTTCTTCTTCTGGAGTCCAAATCCTCACGTCTTCAGTGTTATTAAAGGGAATCGTTTCGTTTTTGTAATTTGTGATAATAAATGCAACTAGATAAGTACTCTACTCATTAATGGGGTTGAGTCAAAGATATCGTGTACGAAAACCTCAGAATTTCTAATTGAAAGAATGGTTAAGAATTACTAAATGTTTATGGTTTGTGCTATGGAAAATTGTACTCAAGtttaattgtttcttttattggCATATTTGAAATGGAAGTCATATTTTTTGGACGACGAAGAGTTATATTAAATACGGACTTAAAACTTGGCTCATCGAAACAAGGAAAGACAGTTCGAGCATAAATTGGCTGTAATTGAGTGTAATAAACTCctctgaaaaaaacaacaacagtatAAGCAAAATTACTAAGGAAttcttaacaaatatttaagttatttaaatatttctggTATCTAATCGTCTTTCAGTTTTGATGTATCGCTCATTGGTACCTTTATTAACTCAAAACTCTACTGATTCAGTACTATAAGTCCGAACAAAACATACAAACCATATTCATCTCATTTGTCGTATATATATCACAAGCTTATATTGTTGTTTAGCGGGTAATACACCATTGTAAGGTTTTATTCCATGTTGTTTTTGCACCATTAcgttataaaaattgtaaatcttGTCTTAGTTGTATAAGTTGATATAGGAGAAAATTGGGTCATAGAGTGAGAGTTAGTAATTCAATTTTAGAtcttgaaaacgattaaattttagACCACTCTCTGAGGGGGAATTCTAGacctacaaatataaatacaattttgacaacATAATATCGCAGGAACCTTTTGAAAGTCCCATACTAATGATCAACAAATCACAATTAATTACGTCATATCTGTATGAAGTAGTTATAGAACGATCTATACTTAATGATGTAATTGTATAAGAATCTATAATTAATGACTTAATTATAGAACAACCATACATCATAACATAATCATTCTTAGTCCatttttatcagaataataaATGCTCTAATCAGGTTAATTAAGGCTAACGGTACATTATTCTCGTGCAttatcaattttgtataaaatttacaaaactaattcaattggtGAACTTAAAGAGGGAGTTGACAATATTATTCGTGAATATGATGCCTTAAAGAGAGcgctttaaaatttaaaacgaCTTTTAAGAACTTATAATTTCatcattgaattaatattatccttacagaaaaagttttaaataacgCCATTAATGTACAACATACTGTTTAacatatttactatataaaaaacaaaatatcaccTTGATAATAAACTAATTGCTTGACTACTGCATTTTAACATAATGAAAAGGCCCttgctaaataattttataataaacgCGGATTTAAAactgaattgatttaaaaaaataaataaagacagagATATGCAAATGTATACTTGCTTTAAGTATGGTTCAAACAAAAACTGGTTCTGTCTAAGTTAGAAATGGAACCtacaatattttgcaaaaaataaaattttgttccacTTTCTAAGTTTTTCTACattattaaagattaaatataaatgtagtaCTTATAAAACACAAATCCTCTAATTTGGTcatctccttcaaaaaataa
This window harbors:
- the LOC121131207 gene encoding LOW QUALITY PROTEIN: aminopeptidase N-like (The sequence of the model RefSeq protein was modified relative to this genomic sequence to represent the inferred CDS: deleted 2 bases in 1 codon); this translates as MNCNCVRALDLRLPHHVIPKSYDIQLSPQYEESNNLSGFVRIEVECVVEGSKNITLHAKFLNITHLDIKEKVYKTDISINNSSVEENGTVQTLFLFIYLRICKMDQFTSEMTKLEDLCFIKFLSNFAYTVVVFFRGVYYTQLQPIYARTVFPCFDEPSFKSVFNITLRRPKNMTSISNMPIKETIKLENSEVFVHDIFDSTPLMSSTYLVAFIITNYKNETIPFNNTEDVRIWTPEEEDKSKTYLASRVTPILHEYLNEYFGIQLPIPKLDMFAIPEIETEGLENWGLITFKPRTLLIDENVSSVRSLFLKENIIVTIAHELSHQWMGNLVTLSWWNEVWLQKGITTYLSYLASSIFFSEEGSWDKFIIFVFQDAMKVDPTIFSQPIKTEIDNNKELFSSFHSIVYSKGASIIRMLSDLIGEEDIQKVFKNLIQKNNLKNINEDLFWEEINEVVSLKKNITPQNLTWKDLMESWLTQKGYSVINVSPNYENGSLQIYQNELNGNVWWVPLKYDIIDKYGNGIQKLIWLKDSNLSQTFQDEDLKESSHSLYPVIFNVNQTGYYRVNYNDDNWKRITHYLLRNHSRINKYNRAQLIDDSFYLANRGLLSYVIPFNITTYLPNEDQPLIWITFFEKLSEITSKTFRIENDDKLKVFFMNITQKLFDIYHEEYLESKDFLHKKLWQFSTQWSCKFDNSKCIQRSLLAVENWMQNITHIPNEDIFEASICAAVRNGNESLWDFVATQYSSVDKSDQLLAGLACSTNNTIIEKYLNMTRENQTFNSRADFVFDKICETQNGRSSFNDFFLNEHEQLSKF